Proteins from a genomic interval of Rubinisphaera italica:
- the acnA gene encoding aconitate hydratase AcnA, whose product MSQANPFNAEQTLKTSFGDYQFFNIQTLAEQGLGDVSKLPFSIRVLLESCLRNWDDFVVGSHDVKNLASWDAQNVQQVEIPFHPGRVVLQDFTGVPAIVDLAALRSAMVRMGGDPTKINPLVPCDLVIDHSVQVDAFANNMALEQNVEIEFERNMERYQFLRWGQQAFDNFRVIPPATGIVHQVNLEYLAKVVLQKDGVLSPDSLVGTDSHTTMINGLGVLGWGVGGIEAEAVMLGQPIYMLMPEVVGFKVTGELPEGATATDLVLTVTQMLRAHGVVGKFVEYFGPGLQSMLLPDRATLANMAPEYGATCGFFPVDQETLRYMERTGRTAEEVELVEKYYKAQGMFHDANTPDPTFTSVLELDLSTVEPSLAGPKRPQDRILLNDMKPVWEKALEETFKRTEDSPEVEVKFNGQNPKITDGAVVIAAITSCTNTSNPSVLMAAGLLAQKAAAKGLTRKPWVKTSLAPGSRVVTDYLERAGLMPSLEALGFNTVGYGCTTCIGNSGPLQQEVSQAVSEGDLVVSAVLSGNRNFEGRINQQVKANYLASPPLVVAYALAGTVNIDLANDSLGTDQDGNAVYLKDLWPTREEILSAIAGSMSPEIFVEEYSKATDGPEQWQQISGAEGQIFEWDPKSTYVQEPPFFVNMPKDPKEIESIDGARCLVLLGDSVTTDHISPAGAIKSTAPAGLYLQEQGVAIDDFNSYGSRRGNDRVMTRGTFANIRLQNRLAPGTEGSVSVYFPTGEQTSIFEAAMKYKEDNTPLVVLAGAEYGTGSSRDWAAKGTYLLGVKAVIAKSYERIHRSNLVGMGVLPLQFREGEDYQSLDLDGTETFHIALDDTLKPGQAVEVAATKSNGDEVHFVTTCRIDTPIEVQYYRHGGILHKVLRELARN is encoded by the coding sequence ATGAGTCAAGCCAACCCGTTTAATGCAGAGCAAACTCTCAAAACTTCTTTTGGGGATTATCAGTTTTTCAACATCCAGACTCTAGCTGAACAGGGATTGGGCGACGTCTCAAAATTGCCCTTCTCGATTCGTGTTCTACTCGAATCGTGTCTGCGAAACTGGGATGATTTTGTCGTCGGATCTCACGATGTCAAAAATCTGGCCAGTTGGGATGCTCAGAACGTTCAGCAAGTGGAAATCCCCTTTCATCCTGGTCGAGTTGTACTTCAGGATTTCACCGGGGTGCCCGCGATTGTGGATCTGGCTGCTCTTCGTTCAGCGATGGTGCGTATGGGGGGCGATCCTACAAAAATCAATCCCCTGGTCCCCTGCGACCTCGTGATCGATCACTCCGTCCAGGTCGATGCCTTTGCCAATAACATGGCTCTTGAACAGAACGTCGAAATCGAATTTGAACGAAACATGGAGCGGTATCAGTTCCTCCGTTGGGGGCAGCAGGCGTTCGACAACTTCCGCGTCATTCCACCAGCGACCGGAATTGTTCATCAGGTCAATCTGGAATATCTGGCCAAAGTTGTGCTGCAGAAAGATGGAGTTCTGTCTCCGGATTCATTGGTTGGTACCGATTCGCACACGACAATGATCAACGGTCTTGGTGTCCTCGGCTGGGGAGTTGGCGGTATTGAAGCTGAAGCAGTCATGCTCGGTCAGCCAATATATATGCTGATGCCCGAAGTGGTTGGATTCAAAGTAACGGGAGAACTTCCAGAAGGAGCAACTGCGACCGATCTCGTTTTGACAGTCACCCAAATGCTGCGGGCTCATGGTGTCGTCGGCAAATTTGTGGAATATTTCGGGCCTGGATTGCAATCGATGCTGCTTCCCGACCGGGCGACTTTGGCTAACATGGCTCCTGAATACGGGGCAACCTGTGGCTTCTTCCCGGTCGATCAGGAAACATTGCGATACATGGAACGCACGGGGCGGACAGCTGAAGAAGTCGAACTGGTCGAGAAGTACTATAAAGCTCAGGGGATGTTCCACGATGCGAATACGCCTGATCCCACTTTCACATCTGTATTGGAACTCGACCTCAGCACTGTCGAACCTTCTCTGGCTGGCCCGAAACGTCCACAGGATCGAATCCTGCTCAACGATATGAAACCTGTCTGGGAAAAGGCTCTCGAAGAAACCTTCAAGCGGACGGAAGACTCTCCCGAAGTTGAAGTGAAGTTCAATGGACAAAATCCTAAAATCACTGATGGAGCCGTCGTAATCGCAGCGATTACCAGCTGCACAAATACTAGCAATCCTTCGGTGCTGATGGCCGCTGGATTGCTTGCCCAGAAAGCGGCTGCAAAAGGCTTGACTCGCAAACCGTGGGTGAAAACCTCACTGGCTCCTGGTAGCCGGGTCGTGACCGATTATCTGGAACGAGCGGGTTTAATGCCTTCCCTGGAAGCCCTCGGTTTCAATACGGTTGGATATGGCTGCACGACGTGTATTGGTAACAGCGGACCATTACAGCAGGAAGTATCTCAAGCGGTTTCCGAAGGGGATCTGGTTGTGAGCGCTGTCCTCTCGGGGAATCGAAACTTTGAAGGTCGAATTAACCAGCAGGTCAAAGCAAATTATCTGGCCAGCCCGCCGTTAGTTGTTGCATATGCTTTGGCAGGAACGGTAAATATCGATCTGGCAAACGATTCCCTCGGAACCGATCAGGATGGCAATGCTGTTTACCTGAAAGACCTCTGGCCGACTCGCGAAGAAATTCTCAGTGCCATCGCTGGAAGTATGTCTCCAGAAATATTTGTGGAAGAATACTCGAAAGCAACCGATGGGCCCGAGCAATGGCAGCAAATTTCGGGAGCAGAAGGCCAAATTTTTGAATGGGATCCGAAAAGCACCTATGTGCAGGAACCACCATTCTTTGTCAATATGCCTAAAGATCCTAAAGAGATTGAATCGATCGATGGAGCCCGCTGTCTGGTGCTACTCGGCGATTCCGTCACAACCGACCACATCAGCCCTGCTGGTGCCATCAAGTCGACTGCTCCAGCTGGTCTCTATCTGCAGGAGCAGGGGGTCGCGATTGACGACTTCAACAGCTACGGTTCACGTCGTGGTAACGACCGCGTTATGACTCGTGGAACCTTTGCGAATATCCGCCTGCAAAATCGACTCGCGCCCGGTACCGAAGGCAGTGTTTCGGTCTACTTTCCGACGGGTGAACAGACATCGATTTTTGAAGCGGCGATGAAGTACAAGGAAGACAATACACCTCTTGTTGTCTTAGCAGGAGCAGAATACGGAACCGGATCTTCTCGCGACTGGGCCGCAAAAGGGACTTATCTACTCGGCGTGAAAGCGGTTATTGCAAAATCGTACGAACGAATTCACCGTTCCAACCTCGTAGGTATGGGAGTTCTACCCCTTCAATTCCGTGAAGGTGAGGACTATCAGTCACTCGACCTGGATGGAACCGAAACGTTCCACATCGCTTTGGATGATACGTTGAAACCGGGACAAGCCGTCGAAGTTGCTGCAACAAAATCGAATGGTGACGAAGTCCACTTTGTAACGACCTGCCGAATTGATACACCAATTGAAGTACAGTATTACCGCCACGGCGGCATCCTGCATAAAGTGTTGCGAGAGTTGGCGAGGAATTAA
- a CDS encoding serine/threonine protein kinase, which translates to MSVKTADRIGMTIAGGRYEILSHIGTGSMGHVYRAFDNRLETYVCIKVPTTARLSDPDFVRRFEQESRFLVKLAHPQVVNIIDVGVEDDTPYIVMQFIGGGTLLDRMQDANGNLNPRPIKDLKHWLPSVAKALDFMHEQECIHRDVKPANILFDDHNNAFLGDFGLSKLLMEEDSPEDNRLTAKGAVVGTPNYVAPEIVLGKTYDGRADQYSLAITVYEFLTAQTPLEGPTASATMVNQTTKQPPPLTKFSPNIPLPLNAAVLKALSKSCLKRYSNCEEFADAVMSSVFTGLSSHSIPTRPSDQSSVTGQGSTVVNRPPKFIATQTAKAVSPGKIPCPKCDKKLVVGSQHAGMIATCSGCGSRLQIANDVESLTLLKLNPNYNSKIHAASSHESEHVSTVLKTEVFGKALSERQAVYLIGGTLLSILVGAVWFGLQLSNETVKQQTKRQTRTISREGHSERIEVAKVPVGLAYSFVPEEQAWIDQQIQDFSKLNSVNAKVNLAFNAQSDQTSFQLMKKILESGSNNHPALLSTRSSFENQQLKQLWSEKYPESQMFSREETLYSSPLVCLMWQSRYFEFQKKYGEVNLKNILQAAVSDADWNTIAGKPQWGLFRFSMPSFNDPYWGDLMLLTASHQSLNTSEPLTALQISDANLRDDLRRLDKLAINPRSSEDAMLEIVNQAVQSGPDYADVLIMTEQAALKALPDLEKKWNQFVQVVYLDPAPQWQRTAGIISQIPADQADGAATFLNHLLNSESMTKLANEGFRPASGSLSPFDSPIFSRYRLRGVQETPPNRVAIPDAEVMQTLRETFERVQLQ; encoded by the coding sequence ATGTCTGTGAAAACGGCTGATCGCATCGGAATGACGATTGCCGGTGGTCGCTATGAAATCCTCTCTCATATCGGCACGGGAAGCATGGGCCACGTTTATCGCGCGTTCGATAACCGTCTGGAAACTTACGTCTGTATTAAAGTCCCAACAACGGCTCGCCTTTCCGATCCAGATTTTGTCCGCCGCTTCGAGCAGGAATCTCGCTTCCTCGTCAAACTTGCTCACCCGCAAGTCGTCAATATTATTGATGTCGGTGTTGAGGATGACACTCCTTACATCGTCATGCAATTTATTGGCGGCGGCACCCTGCTCGATCGAATGCAGGATGCGAATGGGAATTTGAATCCGCGTCCCATTAAAGATTTGAAACACTGGCTACCGAGTGTTGCCAAAGCTCTCGATTTCATGCATGAGCAGGAGTGCATTCACCGCGATGTCAAACCTGCAAACATCCTGTTTGATGATCATAACAATGCATTTCTAGGTGATTTCGGCTTGTCGAAACTTCTAATGGAGGAAGATTCTCCAGAAGACAATCGCTTGACGGCTAAAGGAGCTGTCGTCGGGACACCGAATTATGTCGCGCCAGAAATCGTGCTGGGCAAAACTTACGATGGACGAGCCGATCAGTATTCGTTGGCGATTACGGTCTATGAATTTCTGACCGCTCAAACGCCTCTCGAAGGACCAACCGCCTCAGCAACAATGGTCAATCAGACGACCAAACAACCACCCCCACTGACAAAGTTCAGCCCGAATATTCCGCTGCCATTGAATGCAGCCGTGCTGAAAGCTCTTTCAAAATCGTGTCTGAAGAGATATTCGAATTGTGAAGAGTTTGCCGATGCGGTGATGTCCTCCGTTTTCACCGGATTGTCGAGCCACAGCATTCCAACTCGCCCGTCAGATCAGAGTTCAGTCACAGGCCAAGGTTCAACGGTCGTCAATCGTCCGCCGAAATTCATAGCCACACAAACAGCAAAAGCGGTTTCGCCTGGAAAAATCCCCTGCCCAAAGTGCGATAAGAAACTGGTCGTTGGCTCTCAGCACGCGGGCATGATTGCCACCTGCTCCGGTTGCGGCAGCCGACTGCAAATCGCAAACGATGTCGAATCACTCACGCTACTGAAGTTGAATCCGAATTACAACTCGAAGATCCATGCCGCCAGCAGCCACGAGAGCGAGCATGTCAGCACTGTGCTTAAAACAGAAGTCTTCGGAAAAGCACTTTCCGAACGGCAAGCGGTCTATCTGATTGGAGGGACGCTGCTTTCCATACTTGTTGGAGCCGTCTGGTTTGGCCTGCAATTGAGCAACGAAACCGTCAAGCAACAAACAAAAAGACAAACGCGAACCATTTCCCGTGAAGGACACAGCGAGAGAATCGAAGTCGCCAAAGTTCCCGTTGGCCTGGCTTATAGCTTTGTGCCTGAAGAACAAGCCTGGATTGATCAACAGATTCAGGACTTCAGCAAACTCAATTCCGTCAACGCTAAAGTGAATCTGGCATTTAATGCTCAGTCTGACCAGACATCATTTCAGTTAATGAAAAAAATTCTGGAAAGTGGATCCAATAACCACCCTGCTCTACTCTCAACCCGCTCATCATTCGAAAATCAGCAACTGAAACAATTGTGGTCTGAGAAGTATCCAGAAAGCCAGATGTTTTCTCGAGAAGAAACTCTCTACTCATCGCCTCTTGTCTGCCTGATGTGGCAATCGCGTTATTTCGAATTTCAGAAGAAGTATGGCGAGGTCAACCTGAAGAACATTCTTCAGGCGGCTGTGAGCGATGCCGACTGGAACACAATCGCTGGAAAACCTCAGTGGGGTCTGTTCCGTTTTTCCATGCCTTCCTTTAACGACCCTTATTGGGGAGATCTGATGCTGCTGACAGCTTCCCATCAGTCGCTCAATACCTCCGAGCCATTAACTGCTTTGCAGATCAGTGATGCAAATCTGCGAGACGACCTTCGACGACTGGATAAATTAGCAATCAATCCGAGATCCAGTGAAGATGCGATGCTGGAGATTGTGAATCAGGCCGTGCAGTCTGGTCCAGATTATGCAGACGTCCTGATTATGACAGAGCAGGCTGCCCTGAAGGCTTTGCCTGATCTGGAAAAAAAGTGGAATCAGTTCGTGCAGGTCGTTTATCTCGATCCGGCTCCACAATGGCAAAGAACTGCGGGAATTATTTCACAAATACCCGCCGATCAGGCTGATGGTGCGGCGACATTTCTGAATCATCTCCTCAATTCCGAATCGATGACAAAACTCGCCAACGAAGGTTTTCGTCCAGCCAGTGGAAGCCTGTCTCCATTCGACAGTCCGATCTTTTCCCGCTATCGTCTGCGTGGTGTTCAGGAAACGCCTCCCAATCGAGTGGCGATTCCGGATGCTGAAGTCATGCAGACATTACGAGAAACCTTCGAACGCGTTCAACTGCAGTAG
- the folD gene encoding bifunctional methylenetetrahydrofolate dehydrogenase/methenyltetrahydrofolate cyclohydrolase FolD: MSATLLDGKGLAARLREELRGEVETFTSQTGVTPHLVVVLVGEDPASQVYVRNKEKACVAAGVKSTLYRLSSETSQNELLDLIAKLNTDQDVHGILVQLPLPKQIEEQAVLDSVSPLKDVDAFHPENVGLLVQGRPRFLPCTPAGCMQLIAEVCPNTSGMHAVVLGRSEIVGKPMGLLLIQRGADATVTTCHSRTRNLQEITRQADILIAAIGKANFVTAEMVKPGAIVIDVGINRVDGKLVGDVDFTPVSQIASAITPVPGGVGPMTIANLLKNALTAARLQTFSK; the protein is encoded by the coding sequence ATGTCGGCGACTCTATTGGATGGCAAAGGGTTAGCAGCCCGGCTTCGTGAAGAACTGCGTGGCGAAGTCGAAACTTTTACCAGTCAAACGGGAGTGACGCCGCATCTGGTGGTTGTGCTGGTCGGTGAAGATCCTGCCAGTCAGGTGTATGTTCGTAATAAAGAAAAAGCCTGTGTCGCTGCGGGGGTGAAAAGCACACTGTATCGGCTCTCATCCGAGACTTCGCAGAATGAATTGCTGGATTTGATCGCAAAGCTCAATACCGATCAGGATGTGCATGGCATCCTTGTGCAGTTGCCATTGCCGAAACAAATTGAAGAGCAGGCGGTGCTCGATTCCGTTTCTCCTCTGAAGGATGTCGACGCCTTTCATCCTGAAAATGTTGGCTTACTGGTGCAGGGACGTCCCCGTTTTCTTCCCTGCACACCAGCTGGTTGTATGCAGTTGATCGCCGAAGTTTGTCCAAACACTTCAGGAATGCATGCGGTTGTATTGGGACGCAGTGAGATTGTTGGCAAGCCGATGGGACTGCTGTTGATTCAGCGGGGAGCTGATGCAACGGTCACGACGTGTCATAGTCGGACACGGAATCTGCAGGAGATCACCCGTCAGGCGGACATTTTGATTGCCGCGATTGGTAAAGCCAATTTTGTGACTGCTGAGATGGTAAAGCCGGGGGCGATTGTAATTGATGTTGGGATCAATCGTGTTGATGGCAAGCTAGTCGGTGATGTCGACTTCACTCCCGTCTCCCAAATTGCTTCTGCGATCACTCCAGTTCCCGGTGGTGTGGGGCCAATGACAATTGCGAACCTGCTTAAGAATGCATTGACGGCCGCTCGATTGCAGACGTTTTCAAAATAA
- a CDS encoding cytochrome c oxidase subunit 3, which yields MNQAVAEPPTPPKMGLPLPNSKLAMWLFLGTEIMFFTGLIGSYIVLRFGSPGWPTDPEVTHINVIAGGVNTFVLICSSFLVVLAHASIQAGKIGRTQLCLAGALILGGVFLGIKSVEYRGKFVHDIIPGHVAEDDEQAMDKAVHELQQAFDEWTHKLMPGEESALKKIPFVQQKLTEAGENPPAELLAWKEFNDALSTIRDGVSAGTVVLGTHAEHSESAEYKVPLTLPVALSEGGVNGALEWLRHDERFNEQMAQVHDPHPIKYGNLFASTYFFITGTHALHVIIGMFLFLTVLIWGPALKTSAATYVENIGLYWHFVDLVWIFLFPLIYII from the coding sequence ATGAATCAAGCTGTTGCCGAGCCGCCGACTCCTCCGAAGATGGGATTGCCGCTGCCGAATTCGAAACTGGCGATGTGGCTGTTTCTCGGTACGGAGATTATGTTCTTCACGGGGTTGATTGGATCATACATCGTACTTCGCTTTGGTTCCCCTGGCTGGCCGACGGATCCGGAAGTGACTCATATCAATGTGATCGCTGGTGGCGTGAATACGTTTGTGCTCATCTGTTCGAGTTTTCTGGTTGTGTTGGCTCACGCTTCAATTCAGGCCGGCAAGATTGGGCGAACGCAGCTTTGTCTGGCAGGGGCATTAATTCTGGGAGGTGTTTTTCTCGGGATTAAGTCGGTCGAGTATCGTGGGAAATTCGTACATGACATCATTCCGGGTCATGTCGCAGAAGATGATGAACAGGCGATGGATAAAGCCGTTCACGAACTCCAGCAGGCTTTCGATGAGTGGACTCACAAGTTGATGCCGGGCGAGGAATCGGCACTGAAGAAAATACCTTTCGTTCAACAGAAGTTGACAGAAGCGGGAGAGAATCCACCGGCTGAGTTGTTGGCCTGGAAGGAATTTAACGATGCCCTGTCGACGATTCGGGATGGAGTTTCTGCAGGGACAGTTGTTTTGGGAACTCATGCAGAGCATTCAGAGTCTGCAGAATACAAGGTTCCATTAACGCTTCCCGTCGCCCTGAGTGAAGGGGGCGTGAATGGAGCCTTGGAATGGTTAAGGCACGATGAACGGTTCAATGAACAGATGGCTCAGGTTCACGATCCTCACCCGATTAAATACGGCAATCTGTTTGCGTCGACTTATTTCTTCATTACAGGAACTCATGCCCTGCACGTGATTATCGGTATGTTTCTGTTTTTAACGGTCTTGATTTGGGGACCAGCCTTGAAAACCTCAGCGGCTACATACGTTGAGAATATTGGACTATACTGGCACTTTGTGGATTTGGTTTGGATCTTTTTGTTCCCATTGATTTACATCATCTGA
- the cyoE gene encoding heme o synthase: MSQYPTQPGSSPAKAIAIPAENVWRAKLTDYIELAKLRISVMVLATVVVGYLLGSRGEFNIIVLLHALWGVGLVAAASSMLNQVLERRTDALMPRTQNRPLPTGRVTSLETILFASVCGIYGTLHLMLFVNPLTAFLTLSTLIMYVAIYTPLKRCTSFCTTIGAIPGALPPVLGFAAAGHGLTLDAFWLFAVMFLWQFPHFLAIAWMYREQYAKAGLHMLPGQMPRKYVTGSMAVLYAIALLPVSLMPVYFGVAGPVYGVIAAAFGVAYLVYSIRFLRDETRQTARKLLFCSLFYLPVILTSLTISYLNT; the protein is encoded by the coding sequence GTGAGTCAATATCCGACTCAGCCGGGAAGTTCGCCGGCTAAAGCGATTGCGATTCCAGCTGAAAATGTCTGGAGAGCAAAGCTGACTGATTATATTGAACTGGCTAAGCTGCGGATTTCCGTCATGGTTCTGGCGACGGTTGTCGTCGGCTACCTTCTCGGATCGCGCGGCGAGTTTAATATCATCGTCCTTCTGCATGCCCTCTGGGGAGTGGGACTTGTGGCTGCGGCTTCAAGTATGTTGAATCAGGTATTGGAACGTAGAACAGATGCGTTAATGCCGCGAACGCAGAATCGACCGTTACCGACAGGACGAGTGACCTCACTTGAAACAATTCTGTTTGCCTCGGTCTGTGGGATTTATGGCACGCTGCATTTAATGCTGTTCGTGAATCCGCTGACGGCTTTTCTGACATTGTCGACACTCATCATGTATGTGGCGATCTACACGCCTTTGAAACGCTGCACTTCATTTTGCACAACAATTGGCGCGATTCCGGGAGCCTTACCGCCGGTTCTGGGATTTGCTGCGGCTGGGCATGGATTGACATTAGATGCATTCTGGTTGTTTGCCGTAATGTTCCTTTGGCAGTTCCCCCACTTTCTGGCAATTGCCTGGATGTATCGTGAACAATATGCCAAAGCGGGTCTGCACATGCTGCCGGGACAAATGCCGCGGAAATACGTGACGGGCAGTATGGCTGTGCTGTATGCGATTGCATTGCTGCCAGTCAGTTTAATGCCGGTTTACTTCGGCGTTGCCGGTCCTGTTTATGGGGTTATTGCAGCGGCATTTGGAGTCGCTTATCTGGTGTATTCGATTCGATTTCTGAGGGACGAAACTCGACAGACGGCTCGTAAACTGCTGTTCTGTTCGCTGTTTTACCTGCCGGTTATCCTGACGTCCTTAACAATCAGTTATTTGAATACTTAA